The Pontibacter pudoricolor genome contains a region encoding:
- a CDS encoding SDR family oxidoreductase → MENKPKKLPAQEQKTQPGKEHKMTPQPEFIRDNYKGSDKLKDKVALITGGDSGIGRAVAVHFAREGADVAIVYLNEDQDAIDTKELVEQEGRKCLLLSGDIGNEKFCQKAVEQTIKKLGKLDILVNNAAEQHEQQELQDITKAQLEKTFQTNIFSMFYITKAALEHMKAGSAIVNSTSVTSYRGSDHLMDYASTKGAITAFTRSLSANLAEKKIRVNAVAPGPIWTPLIPASFDAKKVKEFGQNVPLKRPGQPSEVAPAYVFLASEDGSYITGQVIHVNGGEQVGS, encoded by the coding sequence ATGGAAAACAAACCGAAGAAATTACCGGCCCAGGAGCAGAAAACCCAGCCTGGCAAAGAACATAAAATGACTCCTCAACCCGAATTTATCCGGGACAACTATAAAGGCAGCGACAAATTAAAAGACAAAGTAGCCCTGATAACCGGTGGAGACAGTGGAATAGGCAGAGCTGTGGCCGTACACTTCGCCCGCGAAGGAGCCGACGTAGCTATAGTTTACCTGAACGAAGACCAGGATGCTATTGATACCAAAGAGCTTGTTGAACAGGAAGGTAGAAAGTGCCTGTTGCTTTCCGGGGATATTGGAAATGAAAAGTTTTGCCAGAAAGCAGTGGAACAAACTATAAAAAAGCTTGGCAAACTGGACATACTGGTCAACAATGCCGCCGAGCAACACGAGCAGCAAGAGCTACAGGATATTACCAAAGCGCAGTTGGAGAAGACATTCCAGACCAATATCTTCTCCATGTTCTACATCACGAAAGCCGCCCTGGAGCATATGAAAGCAGGCAGTGCTATAGTTAATTCCACTTCGGTTACATCTTACCGGGGCAGCGATCATCTCATGGATTATGCATCGACCAAAGGGGCTATTACGGCCTTTACCAGATCGTTGTCTGCAAACTTAGCTGAGAAAAAAATACGTGTAAATGCCGTTGCTCCCGGCCCTATCTGGACACCGCTTATCCCTGCTTCATTCGACGCAAAAAAAGTGAAAGAGTTCGGACAGAATGTGCCGCTCAAGCGCCCCGGACAGCCATCTGAAGTCGCGCCGGCCTATGTTTTTTTAGCTTCAGAAGATGGCTCTTACATAACAGGCCAGGTGATACATGTTAATGGCGGCGAACAGGTAGGATCGTAG